A DNA window from Oligoflexus sp. contains the following coding sequences:
- a CDS encoding fibrinogen-like YCDxxxxGGGW domain-containing protein, which produces MKKLIAACLWNALLIPIMMSACRNGSSVPQLQDSEQAAAPNQTDALPPVEVYDSVLVPGPAEAPTPGATATPTTTPTPIPPTAFFPDSCAAIKKARPESLSGVYKIYLNANLDTRVALDASCDMQTDGGGWTLMLSYNHKGGTTPTLSVRTQNLPLLGSDILGDDESAKALFWGHAGNALFAKFSAAKELRFFCRSSENTRMIHFKTAEPGCLSAAKTGQGTCLNVRTSFTALTGHNATLPANMDRSDSNRLDAVLTFNTLGRFVDAVPDVMWSLAGDGGNSWECDFGSDSSAFDTIHRIWFR; this is translated from the coding sequence GTGAAAAAGCTTATAGCTGCGTGTCTGTGGAACGCTTTGCTTATCCCTATTATGATGAGCGCCTGTCGCAACGGGAGCAGCGTGCCCCAGCTGCAAGACTCTGAACAGGCTGCGGCCCCCAACCAGACCGATGCCTTGCCTCCGGTCGAGGTCTACGATAGCGTGCTTGTTCCTGGCCCGGCCGAGGCTCCCACGCCTGGGGCGACAGCGACTCCCACGACCACGCCGACACCCATACCGCCGACCGCTTTTTTCCCGGACAGCTGCGCGGCCATTAAAAAAGCCAGGCCCGAATCCTTGAGTGGCGTTTATAAAATTTACCTGAACGCAAATCTGGACACACGCGTTGCTCTGGATGCCTCCTGCGATATGCAAACGGATGGAGGCGGCTGGACGCTCATGCTCAGCTACAATCACAAGGGAGGCACGACTCCGACTTTGTCCGTGCGCACCCAGAATCTGCCGCTGCTCGGCAGTGATATCCTCGGTGATGATGAATCGGCGAAAGCTCTTTTCTGGGGTCACGCGGGGAATGCTCTCTTTGCAAAATTCAGCGCGGCCAAGGAACTTCGTTTCTTCTGCCGCTCGTCCGAAAACACCCGCATGATTCATTTCAAAACCGCCGAACCAGGCTGTCTCTCTGCTGCAAAAACAGGCCAGGGAACCTGCCTTAACGTCCGCACTTCGTTTACTGCATTAACAGGACATAACGCGACGCTTCCTGCAAATATGGATCGCTCGGACAGCAATCGACTCGATGCGGTCCTCACATTCAATACCCTGGGCCGCTTTGTGGATGCCGTTCCCGATGTGATGTGGAGTCTCGCGGGTGATGGCGGCAACTCCTGGGAATGCGACTTTGGTAGCGATTCAAGCGCTTTTGACACCATTCATCGAATTTGGTTCCGTTAA